A single Crateriforma conspicua DNA region contains:
- the hemC gene encoding hydroxymethylbilane synthase — protein sequence MTDLPIVRIATRESPLAMWQARFVARKLADAGFDTRLVPLVSGGDVDQRPIDGTRSVGLFTKRIQQALIDDEADVAVHSLKDLPTEPDERFKLAAVPTRETVSDSLVSPQRYDVDTLPKSSVVGTGSRRRMAQLKALRNDLDIRPIRGNVQTRLSKLNSGEFDAILLAEAGIRRLEMDDLPRRTIELSQMLPAPGQGALGIEVRAGDTTTSNAVSKLDDPNSWLCVTAERTILSQLHGGCLAPIAVLATIVDDRMNVHARVLSHDGQQCLDETGELDSPDAEATIQLATNIANRLIESGAREMIEQERSSNL from the coding sequence ATGACAGATTTACCGATCGTGCGAATTGCCACGCGTGAGAGCCCTTTGGCGATGTGGCAGGCGCGTTTCGTTGCCCGGAAACTGGCGGACGCCGGTTTCGACACTCGTCTGGTCCCGCTGGTCAGTGGTGGCGATGTCGATCAGCGCCCGATCGACGGGACACGCAGCGTCGGTTTGTTCACCAAACGTATTCAGCAGGCATTGATCGACGACGAAGCCGATGTGGCGGTGCATTCGCTGAAGGATTTGCCGACCGAACCGGACGAGCGTTTCAAGCTGGCCGCCGTCCCGACCCGCGAAACGGTCAGCGACAGTCTGGTTTCGCCCCAGCGATACGACGTGGACACTTTGCCGAAATCGTCGGTCGTCGGCACGGGCAGCCGCCGCCGCATGGCCCAGTTGAAAGCACTGCGAAACGACTTGGACATTCGGCCGATCCGTGGCAACGTCCAAACCCGTCTTTCCAAACTGAACAGCGGCGAGTTCGATGCGATCCTGTTGGCCGAAGCCGGCATCCGTCGGCTGGAGATGGACGACCTGCCGCGTCGAACGATTGAGCTTTCACAGATGCTGCCGGCACCGGGGCAGGGTGCTCTGGGTATCGAAGTTCGCGCCGGTGACACGACGACATCGAATGCGGTTTCAAAACTGGACGATCCCAACAGTTGGCTGTGTGTGACAGCGGAACGAACCATCTTGTCGCAATTGCACGGCGGGTGTTTGGCGCCCATCGCCGTGTTGGCAACCATCGTTGACGATCGCATGAACGTCCACGCTCGTGTCTTGTCACATGACGGCCAACAGTGTCTGGACGAAACGGGTGAATTGGATTCGCCCGATGCGGAAGCGACGATCCAGTTGGCCACTAACATTGCGAACCGGTTGATCGAATCAGGCGCCAGAGAAATGATCGAACAAGAACGTTCGTCCAACCTGTGA
- the hemL gene encoding glutamate-1-semialdehyde 2,1-aminomutase, whose protein sequence is MTSISLTAAAGEKSRAAFESARQLMPGGVNSPARAFGAVGGTPLFIDHAKGPHLFDIDGNRYLDYIGSWGPMILGHAQDEVIDAITAAASRGTSYGAPTEAESVLAQQIIDAVGSIEKVRLVNSGTEATMSAIRVARGATGREKVIKFAGNYHGHVDSLLVAAGSSAATLGTPDSPGVTAGASRDTIVLRYNDVDAIGQCFADHPGQIAAVIMEPVVGNMGCVPASEAFMKEVRRLTADDGCVLIFDEVMTGFRLAYGGAQERYGITPDMTTLGKIVGGGMPLGAYGGRKDIMDQVLPAGKVFQAGTLSGNPVAVAAGSKTLEILKRQPPYEQLERLGKKLADGLDAAATSAEIPHQVQQVGSMMTLFFHDQPVNSWDDADQCDRDRFAKYFWGMIGQGVYMPCSQFEALFFSRTHTEAMIDQTIEAAQQVLAAIASD, encoded by the coding sequence ATGACATCGATTTCATTGACAGCCGCCGCCGGCGAAAAAAGTCGCGCCGCCTTCGAATCCGCACGACAACTGATGCCCGGTGGGGTGAACAGTCCCGCACGAGCTTTCGGCGCCGTGGGCGGAACACCGCTGTTCATCGATCACGCCAAAGGCCCGCACCTATTTGACATCGATGGCAATCGGTACTTGGACTACATCGGTTCATGGGGACCGATGATTTTGGGTCACGCCCAAGACGAAGTGATCGATGCCATCACGGCAGCCGCATCGCGTGGGACCAGCTATGGCGCCCCCACGGAAGCCGAATCGGTGCTGGCGCAACAGATCATCGATGCGGTGGGTTCGATCGAAAAGGTGCGTCTGGTTAACAGCGGCACCGAAGCGACGATGAGCGCAATTCGCGTGGCACGTGGCGCCACCGGTCGAGAGAAAGTCATCAAGTTTGCCGGCAACTACCACGGCCACGTCGACAGTCTTTTGGTCGCCGCCGGCAGCAGCGCCGCAACCTTGGGCACGCCCGATTCCCCGGGTGTGACCGCTGGCGCCAGCCGCGACACCATCGTCCTGCGATACAACGACGTCGATGCGATCGGACAGTGCTTTGCCGATCATCCCGGCCAAATCGCAGCCGTGATCATGGAACCGGTGGTCGGAAACATGGGGTGCGTCCCGGCCAGCGAAGCCTTCATGAAAGAAGTCCGACGGCTAACCGCAGATGACGGATGCGTGCTGATCTTTGATGAAGTGATGACCGGATTCCGTTTGGCCTACGGCGGTGCACAAGAACGCTATGGGATCACCCCCGATATGACGACGCTTGGCAAAATCGTCGGCGGTGGCATGCCGCTGGGCGCCTACGGCGGCCGAAAGGACATCATGGATCAGGTGCTGCCCGCCGGAAAAGTCTTTCAAGCGGGAACCTTAAGCGGCAATCCGGTGGCAGTGGCCGCAGGCAGTAAGACCCTGGAAATTTTGAAACGCCAACCGCCCTACGAACAACTGGAACGCCTGGGCAAAAAGTTGGCCGATGGATTGGACGCGGCGGCAACGTCGGCCGAGATTCCCCACCAAGTCCAACAAGTCGGCAGCATGATGACGCTGTTCTTTCACGATCAACCGGTCAACAGCTGGGACGATGCCGACCAATGCGATCGCGATCGGTTCGCCAAGTACTTTTGGGGCATGATCGGCCAAGGCGTCTACATGCCATGCAGCCAATTCGAAGCGTTGTTCTTCAGCCGCACGCATACCGAAGCGATGATCGACCAGACGATCGAAGCGGCGCAACAGGTCTTGGCCGCGATCGCATCTGATTGA